The following nucleotide sequence is from Bacteroidales bacterium.
AACAAATTTATTGGACTACAAAAAGCAAATCCTGATGATGATTTTATTCTTCAATTAGAAGAAAGGGAAGAATACGTAAATCACCTTGGAACCATACATGCAAGCGCTCTATTTGCACTTGCAGAAGCAACAAGTGGAGAATTTCTATTAAATAAGTTTAAAGATTTTAAATTAAATATTATTCCTGTTGTAAGAAAGGTTGAAATTAAATATAGTAAACATGGAAACGGGAAAGTCTTTTCAAAGGCTGATTTTATTGATACGAATACAAATAAGGTAATTGACGAATTAAATAATAAAAAACGGATAATTATTAAAGTAAAAGTTGATATTTTTAATTAAGACTTAGATAAATTAATGACTTCTGTTTTTGACTGGTTTATTACGATGAATTAAAAATAAAGCACGAACACACAACTTTTGAATTTGAATTAACAATAGATTAGCTAAACGAATTTATTGAGAACCATTAGGTATTAGTTTCAGAATTCAGTACATAAAAATATTTAATAAATTTTAATATTTCAAAGTTAGAGCATATTTAAAAAGACACACATGAAGTTCAAATATAAACCAAAACCAGAAGACAAATTAAAAGCAGACTTTTCAAGGAGAAAGCAAAAAGGATTGAGTGATTTTAAAGACTTTCAGGAATTCAAAAATTGGTATGACTCAAAAGAAAAAACTTGCCATTTCTGCGGACTAAAGGAAGAAGAAAGCCAAAAAATTGTAGTGACAGGAATTCTTAAATCAAACAGATTCCCACAAAATGGAGTACTTGGGCGTGGACAAAGTCGTGGAATGTGGTTAGAAGTTGACCGACTTAAACCAAAGGAGAAGTACTCAACGTTAAATTGTGTGCTCTGCTGCTACTTTTGTAACAACGACAAAAGTGATGTTTTTCATGGACAAAACTATAAAGAATTTCA
It contains:
- a CDS encoding YiiD C-terminal domain-containing protein, encoding MNVIEIPFNKFIGLQKANPDDDFILQLEEREEYVNHLGTIHASALFALAEATSGEFLLNKFKDFKLNIIPVVRKVEIKYSKHGNGKVFSKADFIDTNTNKVIDELNNKKRIIIKVKVDIFN